In the genome of Nocardia terpenica, one region contains:
- a CDS encoding lactonase family protein yields MRNGELDRRQFLGVLGGALGAGVAVTVGVPLPAVARAAVGPRAYLGCYTSDGAGGRGIGVAVRDPRTGALTVTSTIDVTDPSFLAPSPDGRFLYAVDEGSGPGSVTAVDLRQDPPKVLNTVAVQGNAPTHLCVTPDGRWALTANYDSGSVSVLRIAADGSLGEVTDVARHNGSGPDPDRQAGPHAHQVLVDPSGRWILAVDLGVDSVYVYRLADGKLIPHDQVRMAAGSGPRHLCFHPDDRRAYVANELDSTITVCEWFADDGILRPVQAVAADSNTGGSRNYPSEPVVSRDGRILYVANRGHDNIATFGLFDNLLVPLATTPCGGVFPRDLTLDPEGTRLYAANQKSNSVTRLDLDPMTGLPGAASPPLDFPAASCVLFG; encoded by the coding sequence GTGCGAAACGGTGAGCTGGACCGGCGGCAATTTCTCGGGGTGCTCGGCGGCGCTCTCGGAGCGGGTGTCGCGGTGACGGTCGGCGTGCCACTGCCCGCGGTGGCGCGGGCGGCGGTCGGCCCCCGCGCCTATCTGGGCTGCTACACCTCCGACGGCGCCGGTGGGCGCGGAATCGGTGTCGCCGTGCGGGATCCGCGCACCGGCGCGCTGACCGTGACGAGCACGATCGACGTGACCGATCCGTCCTTCCTCGCGCCCTCCCCCGACGGCCGCTTCCTGTACGCGGTCGACGAGGGCTCCGGGCCGGGCAGCGTGACCGCCGTGGATCTGCGCCAGGACCCGCCGAAGGTGCTCAATACCGTTGCGGTGCAAGGCAATGCCCCCACCCACCTGTGCGTGACGCCGGACGGCCGCTGGGCGCTGACCGCCAACTACGACTCGGGCAGCGTCAGCGTGCTGCGCATCGCCGCGGACGGATCGCTCGGTGAGGTCACCGATGTGGCCCGGCACAACGGCTCCGGACCCGATCCCGATCGGCAGGCCGGACCGCACGCCCACCAGGTCCTCGTCGATCCCTCGGGCCGGTGGATCCTGGCGGTGGACCTGGGCGTCGACTCCGTGTACGTGTACCGGCTCGCCGACGGGAAGCTGATCCCGCACGACCAGGTCCGGATGGCGGCGGGCAGCGGGCCGCGGCACCTGTGCTTCCATCCCGACGACCGCCGCGCCTACGTCGCCAACGAGCTGGATTCGACGATCACCGTCTGCGAGTGGTTCGCCGACGACGGCATCCTGCGGCCCGTGCAGGCGGTGGCGGCGGACTCGAATACCGGTGGGTCCCGCAATTATCCGTCCGAACCGGTCGTCTCCCGCGACGGCCGGATCCTGTACGTGGCCAACCGCGGGCACGACAATATCGCCACCTTCGGCCTGTTCGACAACCTGCTGGTGCCCCTGGCCACCACCCCGTGCGGCGGGGTGTTCCCGCGCGATCTCACCCTCGATCCCGAGGGCACGCGGCTCTACGCCGCGAACCAGAAATCGAACTCGGTGACCCGGCTGGATCTCGACCCGATGACCGGATTGCCGGGCGCGGCGTCGCCGCCGTTGGATTTCCCCGCCGCCAGCTGCGTGCTGTTCGGGTAG
- a CDS encoding MarR family winged helix-turn-helix transcriptional regulator: MPHPRLTTAADPEGDERHIVELERAINRLAHLLTRVRRHDRTITAAGVNVDRANVSLLRVLADTDEPLRLGELAARLDVEAPHVTRQVQRLERTGFVARVPDPDDRRAQRVRLTPAGYDVVDAIREVIHESMREALAEWTSEDLRLLATLNHRMVDDFCEHAERAQCED; this comes from the coding sequence ATGCCGCATCCTCGTCTGACCACCGCTGCCGATCCCGAGGGGGACGAGCGTCATATCGTGGAGCTGGAGCGGGCCATCAATCGGCTCGCGCACCTGCTGACGCGGGTGCGGCGGCACGATCGGACGATCACCGCGGCGGGGGTGAATGTGGATCGGGCCAACGTGTCGCTGCTGCGCGTGCTCGCCGATACCGACGAGCCGCTGCGGCTCGGCGAGCTCGCGGCGCGGCTCGATGTGGAGGCCCCGCACGTCACCCGGCAGGTGCAGCGGCTGGAGCGCACCGGATTCGTTGCGCGCGTACCCGATCCGGACGATCGGCGCGCGCAGCGGGTGCGCCTGACACCCGCCGGATACGACGTCGTGGACGCCATTCGCGAGGTCATCCACGAGTCGATGCGAGAAGCGCTGGCGGAGTGGACATCCGAGGACCTGCGGCTGCTGGCCACGCTCAATCACCGGATGGTCGACGACTTCTGCGAGCACGCCGAACGCGCGCAGTGCGAGGACTGA
- a CDS encoding SDR family NAD(P)-dependent oxidoreductase produces the protein MDLGLSGKTALVTGASRGIGLAVAQLLHEEGVRVVGAARTGSPELEKVTAATVSADLSTAAGANAAVEAALAELGGLDILINNVGGGDVEKLSVGSVLDVTDEQWQQIFDLNLFSAVRTSRAALPSLIERRGAIVNVSSINSRWPSPGTAAYSESKAALTLFGKRLSEEFGPQGVRTNTVSPGVVGTPLWRDPQRFGGKVAAAQGISHDQLMAALPEQFAVATGRISEPEEVAALIAFLVSA, from the coding sequence ATGGATCTCGGACTGTCCGGCAAGACCGCGCTCGTCACCGGCGCCAGCCGCGGCATCGGCCTCGCCGTCGCACAGCTGCTGCACGAGGAGGGGGTGCGCGTGGTCGGCGCGGCCCGCACCGGCTCACCCGAACTCGAGAAGGTCACCGCCGCAACCGTTTCCGCCGACCTCAGCACCGCCGCGGGCGCCAACGCCGCAGTGGAGGCCGCCCTGGCCGAGCTCGGCGGGCTCGACATCCTGATCAACAATGTGGGCGGCGGCGACGTCGAGAAGCTGAGCGTCGGCTCCGTCCTCGACGTCACCGACGAGCAGTGGCAACAGATCTTCGACCTCAACCTGTTCAGCGCGGTCCGGACCAGCCGGGCGGCGCTGCCGAGCCTGATCGAACGCCGCGGCGCGATCGTGAACGTCTCCTCCATCAATTCGCGCTGGCCCTCCCCGGGGACGGCCGCCTACAGCGAGTCCAAGGCGGCGCTCACCCTGTTCGGCAAGCGGCTCAGCGAGGAGTTCGGCCCGCAGGGCGTCCGGACCAATACGGTCTCCCCCGGCGTCGTCGGCACTCCGCTCTGGCGCGATCCGCAGCGCTTCGGCGGCAAGGTCGCCGCCGCGCAGGGCATCTCGCACGACCAACTGATGGCCGCCCTCCCCGAACAGTTCGCCGTCGCCACCGGCCGCATCTCCGAACCCGAAGAGGTCGCCGCGCTGATCGCCTTCCTGGTGTCGGCTTAG
- a CDS encoding TetR/AcrR family transcriptional regulator yields MGRPRSFDTDEVVDSAMEVFWTYGYGNTSPAQLVEATGLAKGSLYNAFGSKRELFERALARYDRLGRELFTEALAQPGTTRERIGALLRALVDADLAQPIRRGCLVVNAATELAGHDAELMRALGRAEEHTIEVLRERIERGRRDGDVRADIDPRATAEFLTNTIAGLRVLARTQDAATLHRIIDTTLTIL; encoded by the coding sequence ATGGGACGGCCGCGCAGCTTCGACACCGACGAGGTGGTCGACTCTGCCATGGAGGTGTTCTGGACCTACGGCTACGGCAACACCTCTCCCGCCCAGCTTGTCGAGGCCACCGGGCTGGCCAAGGGCAGCCTGTACAACGCCTTCGGCAGCAAGCGCGAACTGTTCGAGCGCGCGCTCGCCCGCTACGACCGGCTCGGGCGCGAGCTGTTCACGGAGGCCCTCGCCCAGCCCGGCACCACCCGCGAGCGCATCGGCGCACTGTTGCGCGCCCTGGTGGATGCCGATCTGGCCCAGCCCATCCGGCGCGGCTGCCTGGTCGTCAATGCGGCCACCGAACTCGCCGGGCACGACGCCGAGCTGATGCGCGCGCTCGGGCGGGCGGAGGAGCACACCATCGAGGTCCTGCGGGAACGCATCGAGCGCGGCCGCCGCGACGGCGACGTGCGCGCCGACATCGACCCGCGCGCCACGGCCGAGTTCCTGACCAACACCATTGCGGGCCTGCGCGTCCTGGCCCGCACCCAGGACGCCGCCACCCTGCACCGCATCATCGACACCACCCTGACCATCCTCTGA
- a CDS encoding MFS transporter produces the protein MDVSTLAPPLRIARVAVFAVFGFNGFLLAMWVVHIPVVTEHTGVSHATLGMLILLMAGGSIVGMRAAGPLADRWGSRTLVTAALCWGSLAVLGPGLAGGPVALAVALAAFGFGNGALDVSMNAQAVQVERQYGRPIMSAFHALFSCGGLVGSLAGAAAMRAGFDIRITLGCAAALGGVVVVVCAPRLLPRTESRTATTTVESPPTSRSRRVLGLAAVAFALLMAEGVANDWSALQVREHLGVADATAALAFGAFSTTMTIGRFGADRVSARFGRVAVVRWGCLLAAAGLLTIMASPWVPLTLAGWALMGIGLAGGVPQIFTVAGNLGSATAATDMSRVFGLGYFGLLAGPSVIGWLSKPTSLTVALVVPLAAVLLCAYFARVVADS, from the coding sequence ATGGATGTTTCGACGCTTGCTCCCCCGCTCCGGATCGCACGCGTGGCAGTATTCGCAGTCTTCGGATTCAATGGATTTCTCCTGGCCATGTGGGTCGTGCACATCCCGGTGGTCACGGAGCACACGGGGGTTTCGCACGCGACGCTGGGCATGCTGATCCTGCTCATGGCGGGCGGCAGCATCGTGGGCATGCGCGCGGCCGGGCCGCTGGCCGACCGCTGGGGCAGCCGCACGTTGGTCACGGCGGCGCTGTGCTGGGGTTCGCTGGCGGTCCTGGGCCCCGGGCTCGCCGGTGGGCCCGTGGCGCTCGCGGTGGCGTTGGCGGCCTTCGGTTTCGGCAACGGCGCGCTGGACGTCTCCATGAACGCCCAGGCAGTGCAGGTCGAACGGCAGTACGGCAGGCCGATCATGTCGGCCTTCCACGCGCTGTTCTCCTGCGGCGGACTGGTGGGGTCGCTGGCGGGCGCCGCGGCGATGCGGGCGGGCTTCGACATTCGGATAACGCTCGGCTGCGCCGCCGCGCTCGGCGGTGTGGTGGTCGTCGTGTGCGCGCCGCGATTACTGCCGCGCACCGAATCCCGCACGGCGACAACGACTGTCGAATCACCGCCGACCTCGAGATCGCGCCGGGTGCTGGGGCTCGCCGCCGTCGCGTTCGCGCTGCTGATGGCCGAGGGCGTCGCCAACGACTGGAGCGCGCTGCAGGTGCGCGAACACCTGGGTGTCGCCGATGCCACCGCGGCGCTCGCCTTCGGCGCCTTCTCCACCACCATGACCATCGGCCGGTTCGGCGCCGATCGGGTGAGCGCCCGCTTCGGGCGGGTCGCGGTCGTGCGCTGGGGTTGCCTGCTCGCCGCGGCCGGACTGCTGACGATCATGGCCTCGCCGTGGGTGCCGCTGACCCTGGCCGGATGGGCGCTCATGGGCATCGGCCTGGCCGGGGGCGTACCGCAGATCTTCACCGTCGCAGGCAATCTGGGGTCCGCGACCGCGGCCACCGACATGTCCCGGGTCTTCGGTCTCGGCTACTTCGGGCTGCTGGCCGGGCCGTCGGTGATCGGCTGGCTGTCCAAGCCCACCTCGCTCACCGTGGCGCTGGTCGTCCCCCTCGCCGCGGTGCTGCTGTGCGCGTACTTCGCCAGGGTCGTCGCCGATTCTTGA
- a CDS encoding acyl-CoA thioesterase, whose product MPTRWADNDHYGHVNNVTYYSYFDTAVNGWLMDATGTDIRDLPAIGVVAQTSCRFLGSLSFPDRLRVGLRIARLGRSSITYDLAVFREDGAGLELAATGSFVHVYVDQITRKPVDIPAVIRTAALGLVTDETVQSA is encoded by the coding sequence ATGCCGACGCGGTGGGCCGACAACGACCACTACGGTCACGTCAACAACGTGACCTACTACTCGTACTTCGACACGGCGGTGAACGGCTGGCTGATGGACGCCACCGGAACCGATATCCGCGACCTGCCCGCCATCGGCGTGGTCGCGCAGACCTCCTGCCGGTTCCTCGGGTCGCTGAGTTTCCCCGACCGGCTGCGGGTGGGCCTGCGCATCGCCCGGCTCGGCCGCTCCAGCATCACCTACGACCTGGCGGTGTTCCGGGAGGACGGTGCGGGGCTGGAGCTGGCCGCCACGGGCAGCTTCGTGCATGTGTATGTCGATCAGATCACGCGGAAGCCGGTGGATATTCCGGCGGTGATTCGTACGGCGGCACTGGGGTTGGTGACGGACGAGACTGTGCAGTCGGCGTAG